A single Anopheles funestus chromosome 2RL, idAnoFuneDA-416_04, whole genome shotgun sequence DNA region contains:
- the LOC125760727 gene encoding uncharacterized protein LOC125760727 isoform X1: MKVFIAIAALLAVSMAAPAPATEQTGAFGMMAKYFGSCLESDDMGTCFAVKGITALNRAARAANIELAPGVTFARDPAVPAERTGKAISENEIVSTLPADSEQKTDALFDLAIDSAKRLFSARSIQFKLPEETTETIARSLEEGRLLKKGKKLKKVLGPLVLALGGKLFALLPLFLGAVALLAVKALLVSKVAFVMAAVLAAQKFLGGGGGSPLNLLSKVAGGSSGGVVGGGASAGAGGWSSGASAGGWSNTGAASAQYPYARSYDTAQELAYSAQAPSQ, from the exons ATGAAAGTGTTTATCGCAATCGCTGCCCTTCTGGCCGTGAGCATGGCTGCTCCGGCACCCGCTACCGAGCAGACCGGAGCGTTCGGCATGATGGCCAAGTACTTCGGTTCCTGTCTGGAAAGCGATGACATGGGCACCTGCTTTGCCGTCAAGGGTATTACCGCACTGAACAGGGCTGCCCGTGCCGCCAACATTGAGCTGGCTCCTGGTGTCACTTTCGCAAG AGACCCAGCAGTTCCGGCTGAGCGCACTGGAAAGGCCATCTCGGAGAATGAGATCGTCAGCACGCTGCCAGCTGATTCGGAGCAAAAGACGGACGCCCTATTCGACCTGGCCATTGACTCTGCCAAGCGCCTGTTCAGCGCCCGCTCGATCCAGTTCAAGCTGCCAGAGGAGACGACTGAGACGATCGCCCGTTCGCTGGAGGAAGGTAGACTGCTGAAGAAAG GCAAGAAGCTGAAGAAGGTTCTCGGCCCGCTGGTTCTCGCTCTCGGTGGTAAGCTGTTTGctctgctgccactgttccTCGGTGCCGTCGCTCTGCTCGCCGTGAAGGCGCTGCTCGTCTCGAAGGTAGCGTTCGTGATGGCTGCCGTACTGGCCGCCCAGAAGTTcctcggtggtggtggaggatcTCCGCTGAATCTGCTCTCCAAGGTCGCTGGTGGTTCGTCGGGTGGTGTGGTTGGAGGTGGTGCATCGGCCGGAGCTGGCGGATGGTCGTCGGGAGCTAGTGCCGGTGGTTGGTCCAACACAGGAGCTGCCTCGGCTCAGTACCCGTACGCTCGCAGCTACGATACCGCCCAGGAACTCGCCTACAGTGCACAGGCTCCTTCGCAGTAA
- the LOC125760727 gene encoding uncharacterized protein LOC125760727 isoform X2, protein MKVFIAIAALLAVSMAAPAPATEQTGAFGMMAKYFGSCLESDDMGTCFAVKGITALNRAARAANIELAPGVTFARDPAVPAERTGKAISENEIVSTLPADSEQKTDALFDLAIDSAKRLFSARSIQFKLPEETTETIARSLEEGKKLKKVLGPLVLALGGKLFALLPLFLGAVALLAVKALLVSKVAFVMAAVLAAQKFLGGGGGSPLNLLSKVAGGSSGGVVGGGASAGAGGWSSGASAGGWSNTGAASAQYPYARSYDTAQELAYSAQAPSQ, encoded by the exons ATGAAAGTGTTTATCGCAATCGCTGCCCTTCTGGCCGTGAGCATGGCTGCTCCGGCACCCGCTACCGAGCAGACCGGAGCGTTCGGCATGATGGCCAAGTACTTCGGTTCCTGTCTGGAAAGCGATGACATGGGCACCTGCTTTGCCGTCAAGGGTATTACCGCACTGAACAGGGCTGCCCGTGCCGCCAACATTGAGCTGGCTCCTGGTGTCACTTTCGCAAG AGACCCAGCAGTTCCGGCTGAGCGCACTGGAAAGGCCATCTCGGAGAATGAGATCGTCAGCACGCTGCCAGCTGATTCGGAGCAAAAGACGGACGCCCTATTCGACCTGGCCATTGACTCTGCCAAGCGCCTGTTCAGCGCCCGCTCGATCCAGTTCAAGCTGCCAGAGGAGACGACTGAGACGATCGCCCGTTCGCTGGAGGAAG GCAAGAAGCTGAAGAAGGTTCTCGGCCCGCTGGTTCTCGCTCTCGGTGGTAAGCTGTTTGctctgctgccactgttccTCGGTGCCGTCGCTCTGCTCGCCGTGAAGGCGCTGCTCGTCTCGAAGGTAGCGTTCGTGATGGCTGCCGTACTGGCCGCCCAGAAGTTcctcggtggtggtggaggatcTCCGCTGAATCTGCTCTCCAAGGTCGCTGGTGGTTCGTCGGGTGGTGTGGTTGGAGGTGGTGCATCGGCCGGAGCTGGCGGATGGTCGTCGGGAGCTAGTGCCGGTGGTTGGTCCAACACAGGAGCTGCCTCGGCTCAGTACCCGTACGCTCGCAGCTACGATACCGCCCAGGAACTCGCCTACAGTGCACAGGCTCCTTCGCAGTAA
- the LOC125760730 gene encoding uncharacterized protein LOC125760730, producing MVAKRCFLVATLAVVAFGAVAYADTSKEESAMINLINEIDNESRFPLFGGLAVERSNDYEVRAYGARTNEDLADRAVRYLASHTLKFNVPSEENTVEEARSSRLKKMLLPLLLAMKLKMAVVLPILLAIVKFISLKGLIAGLMALKFSIFTVLKDLFQKKQERVTTAYITSAQPVNAEIVHQDWNRNGQAAAHELAYGAYPYASLQ from the exons ATGGTCGCTAAGCGTTGTTTCCTGGTTGCCACCCTGGCTGTGGTTGCTTTCGGTGCGGTGGCGTACGCCGATACGAGCAAGGAAGAATCAGCCATGATCAATCTGATCAACGAGATCGACAACGAGTCACGGTTCCCACTGTTCGGTGGGCTCGCCGTGGAGCGTTCGAACGACTACGAGGTCCGTGCCTACGGAGCCCGCACGAACGAGGACCTTGCCGACCGGGCGGTCCGCTACCTTGCCTCCCACACCCTTAAGTTCAACGTGCCTTCTGAGGAGAACACCGTCGAAG AAGCTCGCAGCAGCCGTCTGAAGAAGATGTTGTTGCCTCTGCTGCTGGCAATGAAGCTGAAGATGGCTGTTGTGTTGCCAATCCTGCTGGCCATCGTGAAATTCATCTCGCTGAAGGGTCTGATCGCCGGTCTGATGGCTTTGAAGTTCTCCA TCTTCACCGTCCTGAAGGATCTGTTCCAGAAGAAACAGGAACGTGTAACCACGGCTTACATTACCAGCGCTCAACCGGTGAATGCTGAGATCGTCCACCAGGATTGGAACCGCAATGGACAGGCTGCTGCTCACGAGCTGGCCTATGGTGCGTACCCATACGCAAGCCTCCAGTAG
- the LOC125760731 gene encoding uncharacterized protein LOC125760731: MRSFEVILSSAFVVILASLLSTTQAAIAGNGGGSVFSSSKKMCDQRYSVNCLKLELVSFLERVTNQKEYNLMAGVSVVRDPGANITRTADIIAEVTRIFPTNPERRLDEFLLTKLNDYLQTHSLRLKFVDGDAFEKAREVFAGRKGKLGKKGGLETLIAGAMMMKGTLAAVGLGALALIAGKALMTGLLALMLAAIVGLKSLASGGGGGHKSTTYEIVAKPMYSHSHSEHDEVGHGHTGYGGYGRSYDLPYSGQKPK; this comes from the exons ATGCGTTCTTTCGAAGTTATCCTCAGTTCGGCGTTCGTGGTGATTCTGGCGAGTTTGTTGAGTACAACGCAGGCAGCTATTGCGGGCAATGGTGGCGGTTCGGTGTTTTCCTCGTCTAAGAAAATGTGTGATCAACGTTACAGCGTGAACTGCTTAAAGTTGGAGCTAGTGTCCTTTCTGGAGCGGGTCACCAACCAAAAGGAGTACAATCTAATGGCAGGTGTCAGTGTAGTTCGCGATCCGGGTGCGAACATTACTCGCACGGCAGACATTATTGCTGAGGTTACGcgcatttttccaacaaacccGGAACGACGGTTGGACGAGTTCTTGCTGACCAAGCTGAATGATTATCTGCAGACACACTCTTTGCGGCTGAAGTTTGTCGATGGGGACGCGTTCGAGAAGGCACGTGAGGTATTTGCTGGACGCAAGGGAAAGCTGGGCAAAAAAGGAGGACTTGAAACACTCATCGCCGGTGCCATGATGATGAAGG GAACACTGGCGGCGGTCGGACTGGGAGCGTTAGCATTGATCGCAGGCAAGGCACTGATGACGGGTCTGTTGGCATTGATGCTGGCGGCAATTGTTGGCCTGAAGTCACTGGCTAGCGGAGGCGGTGGTGGTCACAAATCGACAACGTACGAAATCGTAGCAAAACCGATGTATTCTCATTCGCACTCGGAGCATGATGAGGTGGGACACGGCCACACAGGATACGGTGGATATGGACGATCGTACGATCTTCCCTATTCGGGACAAAAGCCAAAATGA
- the LOC125766294 gene encoding uncharacterized protein LOC125766294 isoform X1, with translation MKQSAQSETSVAPGNIGSYGMFNGTGGHTNTNNRKRQLVESGAFALFALTVAVLCTSVSATTEPTIVNATSVTEFPVSNSSTGRASSRPMFSTGNHLWDALIAECMRKPTFACIQKNVYSFLGEQLDVENVNFTNRVQFLRNRVDFTKYTREANDANDGEEDSENEIPDARSAFEPSSPIEEVTTALREKSLKFMLTHDVSVQMPEVMFDGAIFRIQPRAIEGNGMIAKLEFVPRTELAEARGHGTPRILFKKIKKFFQNKLLLAFLAIVLIIKIIKIKVMWLLPLLVGVGTAKKLVLKFLLFLFPALAHIFKLCSYYHASYHKPNFHHHQHHINHLHTFYPHEHATPELIYTKPPRGHPSEFLHGAPVPPHTHYQPEVNYEFTAPGLGSEFISDRNSYVDTSFKPKYDDLNDIKAWGLGESTNTSAPQSSPYFTSPPTSPNGAVGGSGSYNVNPLTQHAASRVHSPKPVYGPPGYSSSAQKRIPTGAATSIAAQYVSAPSGPTLSAEEQIIREAQRQEAYRIAQEQKLISKQQAIVNQQAYVQEGVTPRPVDPFYSPILQRLDKVFNSLGIVDESCRERLVCSMYKSPVKYSPHSNYVSAELSRDASELQKPTSTNAAVVRFYRYVQAARDGQDQRDCQRIYSQCTINMEKKKK, from the exons ATGAAACAAAGTGCACAAAGTGAGACATCGGTAGCGCCCGGCAATATCGGTAGCTACGGGATGTTCAATGGCACCGGAggacacaccaacacaaacaacCGGAAACGACAGTTGGTGGAATCGGGTGCATTCGCACTGTTTGCATTGACCGTGGCAGTGCTGTGTACAAGTGTTAGCGCTACAACGGAACCCACCATCGTGAATGCTACGAGTGTGACGGAGTTCCCGGTGAGCAACTCCAGTACCGGCCGTGCCAGTAGTCGACCGATGTTCTCTACCGGTAACCATCTGTGGGATGCACTGATTGCAGAATGTATGCGTAAGCCAACGTTCGCCTGCATACAGAAGAACGTGTACAGCTTCCTGGGAGAACAGCTGGATGTGGAGAACGTGAACTTTACGAACCGTGTGCAGTTCCTACGGAATCGGGTCGATTTCACCAAGTACACGCGTGAAGCAAACGACGCCAACGATGGGGAGGAGGACAGCGAAAACGAAATCCCGGACGCTCGCAGTG CATTCGAACCGTCGTCACCGATCGAAGAGGTCACTACGGCGCTGCGAGAGAAGAGCCTCAAGTTCATGCTAACGCACGACGTCAGCGTCCAGATGCCGGAGGTCATGTTCGATGGTGCAATCTTCCGCATCCAACCACGAGCCATCGAGGGTAATGGGATGATCGCGAAGCTGGAATTCGTACCTCGCACCGAGCTAGCGGAGGCCCGTGGACACGGCACACCCAGGATCCTGTTCAAGAAGATCA AGAAATTCTTTCAGAACAAGCTGCTACTAGCCTTCCTTGCGATTGTGCTCATCATCAAGATCATCAAGATTAAGGTGATGTGGCTATTGCCACTGTTGGTCGGTGTCGGTACGGCCAAAAAGCTGGTGCTGAAGTTCCTGCTATTCCTGTTCCCGGCGTTGGCGCACATATTCAAGCTCTGCTCGTACTATCACGCGTCCTACCACAAGCCGAACttccaccatcatcagcaccaCATCAACCATCTGCACACG TTTTATCCACACGAGCACGctactccggagttgattTACACGAAGCCTCCACGAGGTCATCCGTCGGAATTTTTGCACGGAGCACCGGTTCCACCCCACACGCACTATCAGCCGGAAGTGAACTACGAATTTACCGCTCCTGGATTGGGCTCAGA GTTCATTAGCGATAGAAACTCGTACGTAGACACATCGTTCAAGCCAAAGTACGATGACTTGAACGATATCAAAGCATGGGGTTTGGGCGAAAGCACAAATACATCAGCACCACAATCATCGCCATACTTCACCTCGCCGCCCACCTCCCCCAATGGTGCCGTCGGTGGCAGCGGCAGCTACAATGTAAATCCACTCACGCAGCACGCCGCCAGCAG GGTCCACAGTCCGAAACCAGTGTACGGACCGCCAGGATATAGCTCATCCGCCCAAAAACGGATCCCAACCGGGGCGGCTACCTCGATCGCGGCTCAGTACGTGTCAGCACCATCCGGACCGACGTTATCGGCGGAAGAACAGATT ATACGTGAGGCTCAGCGACAGGAAGCGTACAGGATAGCGCAGGAGCAGAAGCTGATTTCTAAACAGCAAGCGATCGTTAATCAGCAAGCCTACGTACAGGAAGGCGTCACACCGCGGCCAGTCGATCCGTTCTACAGTCCCATTTTGCAACGGTTGGACAAGGTGTTCAATTCGCTCGGCATTGTCGACGAAAGCTGTCGAGAGCGGCTCGTCTGCAGCATGTACAAGAGTCCTGTCAAGTACAGTCCACACAGCAACTATGTATCGGCAGAACTCAGCAG AGATGCTTCGGAGCTTCAGAAACCAACGTCAACGAACGCGGCCGTTGTTCGATTCTACCGATATGTTCAAGCAGCACGTGACGGCCAAGATCAGCGAGATTGTCAACGAATCTACTCCCAGTGCACGATCAAcatggagaagaagaaaaagtag
- the LOC125766294 gene encoding uncharacterized protein LOC125766294 isoform X2, with translation MKQSAQSETSVAPGNIGSYGMFNGTGGHTNTNNRKRQLVESGAFALFALTVAVLCTSVSATTEPTIVNATSVTEFPVSNSSTGRASSRPMFSTGNHLWDALIAECMRKPTFACIQKNVYSFLGEQLDVENVNFTNRVQFLRNRVDFTKYTREANDANDGEEDSENEIPDARSAFEPSSPIEEVTTALREKSLKFMLTHDVSVQMPEVMFDGAIFRIQPRAIEGNGMIAKLEFVPRTELAEARGHGTPRILFKKIKKFFQNKLLLAFLAIVLIIKIIKIKVMWLLPLLVGVGTAKKLVLKFLLFLFPALAHIFKLCSYYHASYHKPNFHHHQHHINHLHTFYPHEHATPELIYTKPPRGHPSEFLHGAPVPPHTHYQPEVNYEFTAPGLGSEVHSPKPVYGPPGYSSSAQKRIPTGAATSIAAQYVSAPSGPTLSAEEQIIREAQRQEAYRIAQEQKLISKQQAIVNQQAYVQEGVTPRPVDPFYSPILQRLDKVFNSLGIVDESCRERLVCSMYKSPVKYSPHSNYVSAELSRDASELQKPTSTNAAVVRFYRYVQAARDGQDQRDCQRIYSQCTINMEKKKK, from the exons ATGAAACAAAGTGCACAAAGTGAGACATCGGTAGCGCCCGGCAATATCGGTAGCTACGGGATGTTCAATGGCACCGGAggacacaccaacacaaacaacCGGAAACGACAGTTGGTGGAATCGGGTGCATTCGCACTGTTTGCATTGACCGTGGCAGTGCTGTGTACAAGTGTTAGCGCTACAACGGAACCCACCATCGTGAATGCTACGAGTGTGACGGAGTTCCCGGTGAGCAACTCCAGTACCGGCCGTGCCAGTAGTCGACCGATGTTCTCTACCGGTAACCATCTGTGGGATGCACTGATTGCAGAATGTATGCGTAAGCCAACGTTCGCCTGCATACAGAAGAACGTGTACAGCTTCCTGGGAGAACAGCTGGATGTGGAGAACGTGAACTTTACGAACCGTGTGCAGTTCCTACGGAATCGGGTCGATTTCACCAAGTACACGCGTGAAGCAAACGACGCCAACGATGGGGAGGAGGACAGCGAAAACGAAATCCCGGACGCTCGCAGTG CATTCGAACCGTCGTCACCGATCGAAGAGGTCACTACGGCGCTGCGAGAGAAGAGCCTCAAGTTCATGCTAACGCACGACGTCAGCGTCCAGATGCCGGAGGTCATGTTCGATGGTGCAATCTTCCGCATCCAACCACGAGCCATCGAGGGTAATGGGATGATCGCGAAGCTGGAATTCGTACCTCGCACCGAGCTAGCGGAGGCCCGTGGACACGGCACACCCAGGATCCTGTTCAAGAAGATCA AGAAATTCTTTCAGAACAAGCTGCTACTAGCCTTCCTTGCGATTGTGCTCATCATCAAGATCATCAAGATTAAGGTGATGTGGCTATTGCCACTGTTGGTCGGTGTCGGTACGGCCAAAAAGCTGGTGCTGAAGTTCCTGCTATTCCTGTTCCCGGCGTTGGCGCACATATTCAAGCTCTGCTCGTACTATCACGCGTCCTACCACAAGCCGAACttccaccatcatcagcaccaCATCAACCATCTGCACACG TTTTATCCACACGAGCACGctactccggagttgattTACACGAAGCCTCCACGAGGTCATCCGTCGGAATTTTTGCACGGAGCACCGGTTCCACCCCACACGCACTATCAGCCGGAAGTGAACTACGAATTTACCGCTCCTGGATTGGGCTCAGA GGTCCACAGTCCGAAACCAGTGTACGGACCGCCAGGATATAGCTCATCCGCCCAAAAACGGATCCCAACCGGGGCGGCTACCTCGATCGCGGCTCAGTACGTGTCAGCACCATCCGGACCGACGTTATCGGCGGAAGAACAGATT ATACGTGAGGCTCAGCGACAGGAAGCGTACAGGATAGCGCAGGAGCAGAAGCTGATTTCTAAACAGCAAGCGATCGTTAATCAGCAAGCCTACGTACAGGAAGGCGTCACACCGCGGCCAGTCGATCCGTTCTACAGTCCCATTTTGCAACGGTTGGACAAGGTGTTCAATTCGCTCGGCATTGTCGACGAAAGCTGTCGAGAGCGGCTCGTCTGCAGCATGTACAAGAGTCCTGTCAAGTACAGTCCACACAGCAACTATGTATCGGCAGAACTCAGCAG AGATGCTTCGGAGCTTCAGAAACCAACGTCAACGAACGCGGCCGTTGTTCGATTCTACCGATATGTTCAAGCAGCACGTGACGGCCAAGATCAGCGAGATTGTCAACGAATCTACTCCCAGTGCACGATCAAcatggagaagaagaaaaagtag
- the LOC125766295 gene encoding uncharacterized protein LOC125766295 gives MRSFVIFAVVSLALSGTQCQPRSAAELATDIYRTCLASEHGLKCAKAKALAWMANVAEQDEIPITDSLTIVRTGTEDPEKPADTEQQRSAGVVRLLNNIDSFLSTHALKMTPPDVLASEEARAYIPETLLQGGLADNLIVPLTEGNVAEGRGFVKKVMIPFLLGIKFKSTVLVPMALALIALKTWKAMTLGLLSLVLSGAMMIFKFAKPKIVNYEVVHYPPPHHVHHVDHHIDHHAPHVHWDAPPAWKKRSMDAHEQAYAGQL, from the exons ATGCGTTCGTTTGTCATATTTGCGGTGGTGTCGCTAGCACTGAGCGGCACCCAGTGCCAGCCACGATCAGCAGCCGAACTTGCCACGGACATTTACCGTACCTGTCTTGCTAGTGAACATGGGCTCAAGTGTGCTAAAGCGAAGGCACTCGCCTGGATGGCGAATGTGGCCGAACAGGACGAAATCCCCATTACCGACTCGCTCACGATCGTACGCACCGGTACGGAGGATCCCGAAAAGCCTGCCGATACTGAACAACAACGTAGTGCTGGTGTGGTGCGACTGCTGAACAACATCGATAGCTTCCTTTCGACACACGCCCTCAAGATGACGCCACCCGACGTACTAGCGTCTGAGGAGGCTCGTGCATACATTCCCGAAACGTTACTCCAGGGAGGACTCGCCGACAATTTGATAGTTCCGCTCACGGAAGGCAACGTCGCAGAAG GACGTGGTTTTGTGAAGAAAGTCATGATTCCTTTCCTGCTGGGCATCAAGTTCAAGTCAACCGTACTAGTTCCGATGGCACTCGCTCTCATCGCACTGAAGACCTGGAAGGCCATGACTCTTGGATTACTCTCGCTTGTCCTATCCGGTGCCATGATGATCTTCAAATTCGCCAAACCAAAGATCGTCAATTACGAGGTCGTTCACTACCCACCACCCCACCATGTGCATCACGTCGATCATCATATCGATCATCATGCACCGCATGTGCACTGGGACGCTCCACCAGCCTGGAAGAAACGATCTATGGATGCTCACGAGCAGGCGTACGCCGGTCAGCTATAA